The following coding sequences lie in one Myxococcus xanthus genomic window:
- a CDS encoding ROK family protein, translating into MPTLGIDLGGTFARAAVVDEVGKLIASSKVALVERSPSGVVETIAQAASDAVMAAGVPLGACGVAAAGQIHKDSGVLSVAPNLGWRNVPLGALLTDRLGQPVRVVNDLAAAAWGELHAGAGRGSQDMLVVFVGSGVGSAIIAGGRLVDGGGGVAGELGHIKVVPGGRRCGCGELGCLEAYAGGHNLIAQTRELLASGGAPEVARLTGGDPARITPVTLEQAAEAGDVAAGEVYARAAQFLALAVANQVTMLNPARLVLGGGVLRHCPGLRRRVEEGVRAWSSTTSREGLLIADAELGDDSGLIGAALLVK; encoded by the coding sequence ATGCCAACGCTCGGAATCGACCTGGGGGGGACCTTCGCCCGCGCCGCCGTGGTGGACGAGGTTGGCAAACTGATCGCCTCCTCGAAGGTGGCTTTGGTGGAGCGCAGTCCCTCGGGGGTCGTGGAGACCATTGCCCAGGCGGCCTCGGACGCGGTGATGGCCGCCGGTGTGCCGCTGGGCGCGTGCGGTGTGGCGGCCGCCGGGCAGATTCACAAGGACTCGGGCGTGCTGTCGGTGGCTCCCAATCTGGGCTGGCGCAACGTGCCGCTGGGCGCGCTGCTCACGGACCGGCTGGGCCAGCCGGTGCGCGTGGTGAATGACCTGGCCGCGGCGGCCTGGGGCGAACTCCACGCCGGCGCGGGTCGGGGCTCCCAGGACATGCTGGTGGTGTTCGTGGGCTCGGGTGTGGGGAGCGCCATCATCGCGGGCGGACGGCTCGTAGATGGCGGTGGCGGTGTGGCGGGCGAGTTGGGCCACATCAAGGTGGTTCCCGGCGGGCGCCGCTGCGGCTGTGGTGAGCTGGGGTGTCTGGAGGCCTACGCCGGTGGCCACAACCTCATCGCGCAGACGCGGGAGTTGCTCGCCAGCGGTGGTGCGCCGGAGGTGGCGCGGCTGACGGGCGGAGACCCGGCGCGCATCACCCCGGTGACGTTGGAGCAGGCGGCGGAGGCGGGCGACGTGGCGGCCGGTGAAGTCTACGCGCGGGCGGCGCAGTTCCTGGCCCTGGCCGTGGCCAACCAGGTGACGATGCTCAACCCGGCGCGGCTGGTGCTGGGTGGCGGCGTGCTGAGACACTGCCCGGGCCTGCGGCGCCGTGTGGAGGAGGGCGTGCGCGCCTGGTCCTCCACCACGTCGCGCGAGGGCCTGCTCATCGCGGACGCGGAGTTGGGAGACGACAGCGGTCTGATTGGCGCGGCGTTGCTGGTGAAGTAG
- the tpx gene encoding thiol peroxidase produces the protein MAEHKGIVTFKGQPVTLVGDEVKVGDAAPDFTVFKGLNDAVRLSDVKGSVVVVSVAPSVDTRVCAAQLRAFNKEATALGPDVKVWFVTLDLPFALGRFIGAEGIQNVTTLSDYKDREFGEKYGVYMKELGLLARSTFVVDREGKVVFREIVPEMTHEPDYDGAMKAVRAAL, from the coding sequence ATGGCCGAGCACAAGGGCATCGTCACGTTCAAGGGGCAGCCGGTGACGCTGGTGGGGGACGAGGTGAAGGTGGGCGACGCCGCTCCGGACTTCACCGTCTTCAAGGGGCTCAACGACGCCGTGCGGCTGTCGGACGTGAAGGGCAGCGTGGTGGTGGTGAGCGTGGCGCCCAGCGTGGACACGCGGGTGTGCGCGGCGCAGCTTCGCGCGTTCAACAAGGAAGCCACGGCGCTGGGGCCGGACGTGAAGGTGTGGTTCGTCACGCTGGACCTGCCCTTCGCGCTGGGGCGCTTCATCGGCGCCGAGGGCATCCAGAACGTCACCACGCTGTCGGACTACAAGGACCGCGAGTTCGGTGAGAAGTACGGCGTGTACATGAAGGAGCTGGGGCTGCTCGCGCGCAGCACCTTCGTGGTGGACCGTGAGGGCAAGGTCGTGTTCCGGGAGATCGTCCCGGAGATGACGCACGAGCCGGACTACGACGGCGCGATGAAGGCGGTCCGCGCGGCGCTGTGA
- a CDS encoding VOC family protein: protein MPSTSPGAGVRGIDHVGVTVPDLEAATAFFIEALGAEVLYDSLAKGQPPQEGEDLQRRLRFLPGSSIRAMRLLRLGNGPSLELFEYAAPEQRPPARPNDLGIQHLAVYVDDMDTALARFQAAGGEVFSSPHELPALEKGPGNAFCYARAPWGTIIEFITYPSPQPYEKQTALRRWKPPERD from the coding sequence ATGCCTTCGACCTCTCCAGGAGCAGGAGTACGCGGCATCGACCATGTCGGCGTGACGGTGCCGGACCTCGAAGCGGCAACGGCCTTCTTCATCGAAGCCCTTGGCGCCGAAGTCCTCTACGACAGCCTGGCGAAAGGCCAGCCGCCCCAGGAAGGCGAGGACCTGCAACGGCGCCTGCGCTTCCTCCCCGGCTCCAGCATCCGCGCGATGCGGCTACTCCGGCTCGGCAACGGCCCCAGCCTCGAGTTGTTCGAATACGCGGCCCCCGAGCAGCGCCCACCGGCCCGCCCCAACGACCTGGGCATCCAGCACCTGGCGGTCTACGTGGACGACATGGACACAGCGCTCGCGCGCTTCCAGGCGGCGGGGGGCGAGGTCTTCTCGAGCCCCCACGAACTGCCAGCCCTGGAGAAAGGCCCGGGCAATGCCTTCTGCTACGCCCGGGCCCCCTGGGGCACCATCATCGAGTTCATCACCTACCCGTCGCCCCAGCCCTACGAGAAGCAGACCGCGCTGCGGCGATGGAAACCGCCGGAGCGCGACTGA
- a CDS encoding peptidase M23 — translation MKTMKLTMAGLVLAAAGWATSVTAATAVGPICDTAARVGSTTYYSCSGSSHNALDMSNGTCSVWNHRGMINVSRYYAYYGGCANNCSGGTSCNGGAGNYYVVTGGSGWDFRQLHLNSNVSSGSKTCDRCALGLVGSTGNSTGAHVHADNRQYGTRKTAWYTTVGTTCGSSAYCSNRVGTPTL, via the coding sequence ATGAAGACGATGAAGCTGACCATGGCGGGCCTGGTGCTCGCCGCCGCGGGCTGGGCCACCTCTGTCACGGCCGCGACGGCCGTGGGTCCCATCTGTGACACCGCCGCGCGCGTGGGTTCCACGACGTACTACTCGTGCTCGGGCAGCAGCCACAACGCGCTCGACATGAGCAACGGCACCTGCAGCGTGTGGAACCACCGCGGGATGATCAACGTCAGCCGCTACTACGCCTACTACGGCGGCTGTGCGAACAACTGCAGCGGCGGCACGAGCTGCAACGGCGGCGCGGGTAACTACTACGTCGTCACGGGCGGCAGCGGCTGGGACTTCCGCCAGCTCCACCTGAACTCCAACGTGTCGTCGGGCTCCAAGACGTGCGACCGCTGCGCGCTGGGGCTCGTGGGCTCCACGGGTAACTCCACGGGCGCGCACGTCCACGCGGACAACCGCCAGTACGGCACGCGCAAGACGGCCTGGTACACCACCGTCGGCACCACCTGCGGCTCCAGCGCGTACTGCAGCAACCGCGTCGGCACGCCCACGCTGTAG
- a CDS encoding HEAT repeat domain-containing protein: MSPLSMKRMGRAALLVALSSLTPVTARAEATLRPAQCTVQGMLDDVRVAMKNGSPALKRYVKMRLKEAALAMPAESLLAALHGERDPEVLEALGAALATKASNAENPGLIQPLLARATGDADPALRAAAVRGLRGVPSVEFMEKNGGVVTYEQLVRDASPEVRAAVADNIVSESADVYSGHDRRVSEAAVSVATASEDPAVAAKLLREVSMEAVGHEAVEQVTRQLRAENPELRAAAATALGGVPGGASAGARGSLVDLFREDKDPAVRKAALQGIARLGQAHAVPVLESLRGVDRAMDAEIDAWVSVLKLNLQEWELVLREKQRRRR, translated from the coding sequence ATGTCCCCCCTGTCGATGAAGCGAATGGGGCGCGCGGCGCTCCTGGTGGCCCTTTCGTCCCTGACTCCCGTGACGGCGCGCGCCGAGGCGACGCTCCGCCCCGCGCAATGCACGGTGCAGGGCATGCTGGACGACGTGCGCGTGGCGATGAAGAACGGCTCCCCCGCGCTGAAGCGCTACGTGAAGATGCGGTTGAAGGAAGCCGCGCTCGCCATGCCCGCGGAGTCACTGCTGGCGGCATTGCACGGAGAAAGAGACCCGGAGGTGCTGGAGGCCCTGGGCGCGGCGCTGGCCACCAAGGCGAGCAACGCGGAGAACCCCGGCCTCATCCAGCCGCTGCTCGCCCGGGCCACCGGGGATGCGGACCCGGCGCTGCGCGCGGCGGCGGTGCGGGGCCTGCGCGGCGTGCCCTCCGTCGAGTTCATGGAGAAGAACGGCGGCGTGGTGACGTACGAGCAGTTGGTGCGCGACGCGTCCCCCGAGGTGCGCGCGGCGGTGGCGGACAACATCGTCTCCGAGAGCGCGGACGTCTACAGCGGCCATGACCGCCGGGTGTCGGAGGCGGCGGTGTCGGTGGCGACGGCGTCGGAGGACCCGGCGGTGGCGGCGAAGCTGCTGCGCGAGGTCTCCATGGAGGCCGTGGGCCACGAGGCGGTGGAGCAGGTGACGCGCCAGCTCCGCGCGGAGAACCCGGAGCTGCGCGCGGCGGCGGCCACGGCGCTGGGCGGCGTGCCCGGCGGTGCGTCCGCGGGCGCGCGGGGCTCGCTGGTGGACCTGTTCCGCGAAGACAAGGACCCGGCGGTGCGCAAGGCGGCGCTCCAGGGGATTGCCCGGCTGGGGCAGGCCCACGCGGTGCCCGTGCTGGAGTCCTTGCGCGGCGTGGACCGCGCCATGGACGCGGAAATCGACGCCTGGGTGTCCGTCCTGAAGCTCAACCTCCAGGAGTGGGAGCTGGTGCTGCGCGAGAAGCAGCGCCGCCGGAGGTGA
- a CDS encoding HEAT repeat domain-containing protein, whose translation MTSRNLRWTVAAGVLLVAAAVALLWPRTGPSLPGEPVLTEPTASAASGPRGTPGVGTPGATPSEPEPAVEQIPMPGCWDGLHAFDATVSMDSFRKALTTAIGNGDRYLAAYLQERLTELVGNDAARALQVLEWAKGASGPELGIYMDALKAAPAVHAPQVAQSLMKLGEDPGAPLQTRSAALDALETQRKLAPGDIQRLKKLALDETLDSTAWVATRTLGRVMKEDYERTGTFEPYWKELLDIGGTSDDMAVRLLALEMPSYSNPVIGAESFDSLKRILSSDRERDVREMAAFRLGVTSEPEKAMEILRAAFLAEHDLCVRWAIFRFAVRAGGDKALPMLEQFAAKDPRFTQDYLEFQALYASGTVDFARIWLGKREHHNCLVEEGAPH comes from the coding sequence ATGACTTCCAGAAACCTTCGTTGGACCGTGGCCGCAGGCGTCTTGCTGGTCGCGGCGGCCGTGGCGTTGCTGTGGCCACGGACTGGCCCCTCTCTTCCCGGTGAGCCCGTATTGACCGAGCCCACCGCCTCGGCGGCCTCCGGCCCTCGCGGCACGCCCGGTGTCGGCACCCCAGGCGCCACGCCCTCGGAGCCCGAGCCCGCGGTGGAGCAGATCCCCATGCCTGGGTGCTGGGACGGCCTGCATGCCTTCGACGCAACGGTGTCCATGGACTCGTTCCGGAAGGCGCTGACGACGGCCATCGGAAACGGAGACCGGTACCTGGCGGCATACCTCCAGGAGCGGCTGACGGAGCTGGTGGGCAACGACGCGGCCCGCGCGCTCCAGGTGTTGGAGTGGGCCAAGGGCGCCAGCGGACCGGAACTGGGCATCTACATGGACGCACTGAAGGCCGCGCCCGCGGTGCATGCGCCGCAGGTGGCGCAGAGCCTGATGAAGCTGGGCGAGGACCCAGGTGCGCCTTTGCAGACGCGCTCCGCCGCGCTGGACGCGCTGGAGACGCAACGGAAGCTGGCGCCGGGAGACATCCAGCGACTCAAGAAGCTGGCGCTGGACGAGACGCTGGACTCCACCGCATGGGTGGCCACGCGCACGCTGGGCCGGGTGATGAAGGAGGACTACGAGCGCACCGGCACCTTCGAGCCCTACTGGAAGGAGCTCCTGGACATCGGCGGCACGTCCGACGACATGGCCGTGCGGCTGCTCGCGCTGGAGATGCCGTCGTATTCGAACCCCGTCATCGGCGCGGAGTCCTTCGACTCGCTCAAGCGCATCCTCTCCAGCGACCGCGAGCGGGACGTGCGGGAGATGGCGGCCTTCCGGCTGGGCGTCACCAGCGAGCCGGAGAAGGCGATGGAGATCCTCCGCGCCGCCTTCCTGGCCGAACATGACCTCTGCGTGCGCTGGGCCATCTTCCGCTTCGCCGTGCGCGCGGGTGGCGACAAGGCGCTGCCGATGCTGGAGCAGTTCGCCGCGAAGGACCCGCGCTTCACGCAGGACTACCTGGAGTTCCAAGCCCTCTACGCGTCGGGCACCGTGGACTTCGCCCGCATCTGGCTGGGCAAGCGCGAGCACCACAACTGCCTGGTCGAAGAAGGAGCGCCGCACTGA